In Hyphomicrobiaceae bacterium, the following are encoded in one genomic region:
- a CDS encoding calcium-binding protein, giving the protein MAITPVTSAQVLQTYADGTALSALGFDNARIARLENGRMAISWGTVENGSTEVLNIATLDPGGSSISGISQAASVSSDSYLEQPKFAAMTNGGFLAVWNRDRDNVTSPTSGDNFARAFSNNGAASAASYNLSTAAAGGEQTPSVVRLGNGNFLTLWSDTLSTSGLSTSTDIVGRIVSATGAPKGGEFIVNSERTGLQFGTDAAALGDGRAVAIWATGTASLSGIKMTGLKGRFLNSSGAASGVEFAIDTIAAGRTYETKTLDVLALGNGGFVALWEEDSGSSEEIHFQRFTATGAKAGAETIVETVTGTRHILHFFTTELAHGGFAVGWRQTGGGLPEKNLIRQFGMTGAEIGSEASLDTLGGAQGLNRPYDMELMSNGRVMTFGFHGNNAVATQIFDFGSKTISGGGANDKLFGHNGVNDVMVGNGGADTLFGLSGNDILNGGGGNDVLNGGAGWDTFVFSAALNASTNRDTIQSYSTAQDSIKLENAVFTALGSTTGPLSANMFYASASGRAHDADDRILYNTSTGVLSYDRDGSGAAAAVAFAVLSNKPAMAASEFLII; this is encoded by the coding sequence ATGGCGATTACCCCCGTGACCAGCGCACAGGTTCTGCAAACCTATGCGGACGGCACCGCCCTGTCGGCTTTAGGGTTTGATAACGCGCGTATTGCTCGGCTTGAGAATGGGCGGATGGCCATCTCCTGGGGTACGGTTGAGAACGGATCGACCGAGGTCCTCAATATTGCGACCCTCGATCCCGGCGGCAGCTCGATTTCGGGAATTTCGCAAGCTGCCAGCGTGTCAAGCGACAGCTATCTGGAGCAGCCGAAATTTGCCGCCATGACCAATGGCGGGTTCCTGGCCGTTTGGAACCGCGACCGGGATAACGTGACCTCCCCGACCAGCGGGGACAACTTTGCCCGGGCTTTCTCGAACAACGGAGCCGCCTCGGCGGCGAGCTACAATTTGTCGACGGCTGCTGCGGGCGGCGAACAGACACCATCGGTCGTGCGTCTTGGTAACGGCAACTTCCTGACCTTGTGGTCCGACACGTTATCGACGTCCGGCTTGAGTACCTCCACCGATATTGTGGGCCGCATTGTCAGTGCCACCGGAGCGCCCAAGGGAGGCGAATTCATCGTCAATTCGGAGCGGACAGGATTGCAGTTCGGCACCGATGCGGCGGCACTGGGAGACGGCCGCGCGGTAGCCATCTGGGCCACCGGGACCGCATCACTTTCAGGTATCAAGATGACCGGCCTGAAAGGGCGCTTCCTGAATTCTTCCGGCGCGGCGTCTGGCGTTGAATTTGCCATCGACACCATCGCCGCCGGCCGCACCTATGAAACAAAGACGCTCGACGTACTCGCCCTTGGCAACGGCGGCTTCGTCGCGCTCTGGGAAGAAGACAGTGGTTCCAGCGAAGAAATCCATTTCCAGCGCTTCACTGCCACCGGGGCAAAAGCGGGCGCGGAAACGATCGTCGAAACAGTGACGGGGACACGCCATATCCTGCACTTCTTCACGACGGAGCTTGCCCATGGTGGGTTTGCTGTGGGTTGGCGCCAGACGGGCGGCGGTTTGCCGGAGAAGAATCTCATTCGCCAGTTTGGCATGACGGGTGCTGAGATCGGCAGCGAAGCATCGCTCGATACGCTCGGCGGTGCGCAGGGGCTCAATCGGCCCTACGACATGGAATTGATGTCGAATGGACGGGTGATGACCTTCGGCTTCCACGGCAACAATGCGGTCGCCACGCAGATCTTTGATTTCGGCTCCAAGACAATTTCGGGCGGTGGCGCGAACGACAAGCTGTTCGGCCACAACGGCGTAAACGATGTTATGGTCGGAAACGGTGGCGCCGACACTCTTTTCGGACTTTCGGGCAACGATATCTTGAACGGTGGTGGCGGCAATGACGTCCTGAACGGCGGCGCCGGTTGGGACACATTTGTTTTCAGCGCCGCACTCAATGCGTCGACAAATCGCGACACGATCCAGAGCTATTCGACGGCGCAAGACTCGATCAAATTGGAAAACGCCGTTTTCACCGCTCTTGGTTCGACAACCGGGCCGCTCTCCGCCAATATGTTTTATGCTTCGGCCTCCGGCCGGGCGCATGACGCCGATGATCGCATCCTCTACAACACCAGTACCGGTGTTTTGAGCTATGACCGGGATGGCTCCGGTGCCGCCGCTGCGGTTGCGTTTGCCGTGCTGAGCAACAAGCCGGCGATGGCGGCATCAGAATTTCTCATCATTTAG
- a CDS encoding LamB/YcsF family protein translates to MAVSINCDMGEGFSLYKMGDDAALMPLISLANVACGFHASDFNHMRATVRLAKQHGVKVGAHPSLPDLQGFGRREMKISREELANCILYQVGALKGFADAEGVPLNHLKPHGALYGMAARSEDMAHAVLDVAEVFKLPVLGMSATCQERVCQQRGVPFIAEFFADLDYSDEGGLIITREHEAKDPAAAAAKCLRAITQGVVRSTGGKDVPVRAETICVHSDTPDAAAIAKAVNEAVQAYL, encoded by the coding sequence ATGGCAGTCAGCATCAACTGCGACATGGGCGAGGGCTTCTCGCTTTACAAGATGGGCGACGATGCGGCATTGATGCCCTTAATTTCGCTCGCCAATGTCGCCTGCGGCTTCCATGCCTCCGACTTCAATCACATGCGCGCCACGGTGCGGCTGGCCAAGCAACATGGCGTAAAGGTTGGCGCTCACCCTTCGTTGCCGGATTTGCAGGGCTTCGGGCGTCGCGAGATGAAGATCTCGCGCGAGGAACTTGCCAACTGCATCCTGTATCAGGTCGGTGCGCTGAAAGGATTTGCCGACGCGGAAGGCGTGCCGCTCAATCACCTCAAGCCGCATGGCGCACTTTACGGTATGGCCGCGCGGTCCGAGGACATGGCCCATGCCGTGCTCGACGTTGCGGAGGTTTTCAAATTGCCCGTGCTGGGTATGAGCGCAACTTGCCAGGAGCGCGTCTGCCAGCAGCGCGGGGTGCCGTTCATCGCCGAGTTTTTCGCCGATCTCGACTACAGCGATGAAGGCGGCCTCATCATCACCCGCGAGCATGAAGCGAAAGATCCGGCGGCGGCCGCTGCCAAATGCCTGCGCGCGATCACCCAGGGCGTCGTGCGATCGACCGGCGGCAAGGACGTTCCCGTGCGCGCCGAGACGATCTGCGTGCATTCCGACACGCCAGACGCGGCGGCCATCGCAAAGGCCGTGAACGAGGCGGTGCAGGCTTACTTATAA
- a CDS encoding acetyl-CoA carboxylase has protein sequence MAEFEVLSHLPGIFYHRPSPDEPMFKNPGDAVNRGDVLGLIEIMKSFNEVKAERAGTFTRYLVGHGEEIAPGQPLALIDG, from the coding sequence ATGGCAGAATTTGAGGTTCTTTCGCATCTGCCGGGGATATTCTATCACCGGCCCTCTCCCGACGAGCCCATGTTCAAGAACCCCGGCGACGCGGTCAATCGAGGCGATGTGCTCGGTCTAATAGAAATCATGAAATCCTTTAACGAGGTGAAGGCCGAGCGTGCGGGCACCTTCACCCGCTATCTGGTCGGGCATGGAGAAGAGATTGCCCCCGGCCAGCCGCTTGCCCTGATCGACGGGTGA
- a CDS encoding allophanate hydrolase subunit 1, giving the protein MQSRYTFGGDEHLFVEVSEEMSLEAFFKSLSVTNAVRDSKIAGVTEICPANASFQIKFDPDRIAPDDLAAEVKRLEAAAARAEPVIKTRIIEIPVFYNDPWTHETLMRFRERHQDPNSTDIEYAARVNNLASADDFIRAHSSAPWFVSMVGFVAGLPFLYQMVDRSRQLQVPKYLRPRTDTPKLTVGHGGCFGAIYSVRGAGGYQMFGITPMPIYDPNQKISYLRDFMCLFRPGDIVKWKPIDREAYDAAVGDVESGRFVPLMRDVTFSLDAFNSDIDGYNRKLDEVLHGA; this is encoded by the coding sequence ATGCAATCGAGATATACGTTCGGCGGCGACGAGCATCTGTTCGTTGAAGTGTCCGAGGAGATGTCACTGGAGGCGTTCTTCAAGAGCCTGTCGGTGACAAACGCCGTGCGCGACAGCAAGATTGCGGGCGTCACCGAGATCTGTCCGGCCAACGCTTCATTCCAGATCAAATTCGATCCTGACCGCATCGCGCCGGACGATTTGGCCGCCGAGGTGAAGAGGCTTGAAGCTGCCGCTGCCCGTGCCGAGCCCGTCATAAAGACACGCATCATCGAGATCCCAGTGTTCTACAACGATCCCTGGACCCATGAGACCTTGATGCGGTTTCGCGAGCGCCATCAGGATCCCAACAGCACGGACATCGAGTATGCGGCGCGGGTCAATAATCTCGCCAGCGCCGATGACTTCATAAGAGCGCATTCGAGCGCGCCGTGGTTCGTCTCCATGGTCGGCTTCGTTGCGGGGCTTCCGTTCCTGTACCAAATGGTGGATCGATCGCGACAGCTTCAGGTTCCCAAATATCTGCGCCCGCGCACCGATACGCCGAAACTCACCGTCGGGCACGGCGGCTGTTTTGGTGCCATCTATTCGGTGCGCGGGGCTGGCGGCTATCAGATGTTCGGCATCACACCGATGCCAATCTACGATCCCAATCAGAAAATCAGCTATCTGCGCGATTTCATGTGCCTGTTTCGGCCCGGAGACATCGTGAAATGGAAGCCGATCGACCGCGAGGCCTACGATGCCGCGGTTGGCGATGTGGAGAGCGGGCGCTTCGTGCCGCTGATGCGAGATGTGACGTTCTCGCTCGATGCCTTCAATAGCGACATCGATGGCTACAACCGCAAGCTCGACGAGGTGCTCCATGGCGCTTGA
- a CDS encoding biotin-dependent carboxyltransferase family protein, with translation MALEIVQPGLATTVQDLGRPGYYHIGIPLSGGMDRFALRCANMLVGNDEGAAVLEAVFMGPQIRFGEDRLVAVTGAELPPKVDGTPRATWTSFLVRKGETLSFDFLKKGARAYIAVEGGIDVPVVLGSRSTYALGALGGFKGRKLEAGDALAVGPVQAARTAERSIPETLRRMPGAPPELRVLRGLYAHRVKEGSIEQFFADTWKVAPEADRIGYRFRGGAALQFEPRDPPFGAGSDPSNIVDACYPYGSIQVPGGTEPIVLHRDAVSGGGYFMLGTVISADMDLIGQLQPNTRARFVEVDMQSALSARRDRQDRLAKVRAALGITAPLPA, from the coding sequence ATGGCGCTTGAGATCGTTCAACCAGGTCTTGCTACGACCGTTCAGGATCTTGGCCGCCCGGGCTACTATCATATCGGAATTCCCCTCTCAGGAGGGATGGACCGCTTTGCGCTGCGTTGCGCCAACATGCTGGTGGGCAACGATGAGGGAGCCGCGGTTTTGGAAGCCGTCTTCATGGGCCCCCAGATTCGATTTGGTGAGGACAGGCTCGTTGCCGTGACCGGCGCGGAATTGCCGCCCAAGGTTGATGGCACGCCGCGCGCGACCTGGACCAGCTTCCTGGTACGCAAGGGCGAGACCTTGAGCTTCGACTTTCTCAAGAAGGGCGCACGAGCCTACATCGCCGTAGAGGGCGGCATCGACGTGCCGGTCGTTCTCGGCAGTCGCTCGACATATGCGCTTGGCGCGCTCGGCGGATTCAAAGGCCGCAAGCTTGAAGCCGGAGATGCTCTGGCGGTGGGGCCCGTGCAGGCGGCCCGCACAGCAGAACGCAGCATTCCGGAGACGCTGCGTCGTATGCCCGGCGCCCCCCCAGAATTGCGTGTCTTGCGCGGGCTTTACGCTCACCGGGTCAAGGAAGGCTCGATTGAGCAATTCTTCGCCGACACCTGGAAGGTAGCGCCCGAGGCCGATCGCATCGGATATCGTTTTCGCGGAGGGGCGGCATTGCAATTTGAGCCGCGCGATCCGCCATTTGGGGCCGGTTCCGATCCCTCCAATATCGTCGATGCTTGCTATCCCTACGGTTCGATCCAGGTGCCCGGCGGCACTGAACCGATTGTACTGCATCGCGATGCAGTTTCGGGAGGTGGGTATTTCATGCTGGGGACAGTGATCTCGGCCGACATGGACTTGATCGGTCAGCTTCAACCCAACACCCGCGCACGCTTTGTCGAGGTCGATATGCAAAGCGCGCTCAGCGCCCGCAGGGACCGCCAGGATCGCCTGGCAAAAGTGCGTGCAGCCTTGGGTATCACGGCGCCATTGCCAGCATGA
- a CDS encoding matrixin family metalloprotease yields MPTISFTLDQAANQIATTGWTNAWSNPVSYGFRSSSSSVGFTRFTSAQITASEDALKLWSDVAKIKFARVGTSYTNSATILFSGETSQGGYGWGYFPGSRATYSLDGDVFINPSNGWFKSLGKGSYDFMSIIHEIGHAIGLDHPGDYNGGNPIGRALA; encoded by the coding sequence ATGCCAACGATTTCTTTCACGCTCGATCAGGCTGCCAACCAAATTGCGACAACCGGCTGGACCAATGCCTGGTCGAACCCGGTTTCTTATGGCTTCCGCTCCAGCAGCTCTTCGGTCGGCTTCACCCGCTTTACAAGCGCGCAGATCACCGCTTCCGAAGATGCGCTCAAGCTCTGGTCCGATGTTGCGAAGATCAAGTTCGCGCGCGTTGGAACCAGCTATACCAACTCAGCAACGATCCTTTTTTCAGGCGAAACATCGCAAGGCGGATACGGCTGGGGCTACTTTCCCGGTAGCCGTGCAACGTACAGCCTCGACGGCGACGTGTTCATCAATCCTTCCAACGGCTGGTTCAAATCGTTGGGCAAGGGATCGTACGATTTCATGAGCATTATTCATGAGATTGGTCACGCCATCGGGCTCGATCATCCTGGCGATTACAACGGCGGCAATCCCATCGGTCGGGCCCTGGCCTGA
- a CDS encoding single-stranded DNA-binding protein: MAGSVNKVILVGNVGKDPEIRRTQDGRPIANLSLATSETWRDKNTGERKEKTEWHRVVIFSEPLCKVVEQYVRKGSKLYIEGALQTRKWTDQSGVEKYSTEVVLQGFNGSLTMLDGAGGGRGASAGMQESAPDYGYDAGGSNFGGGGGYSEPASSGSKRGGGSSRAPSGGGASKGGFDKALDDEIPF, from the coding sequence ATGGCAGGTTCGGTCAACAAAGTGATCCTGGTAGGCAACGTCGGCAAGGATCCTGAGATTCGCCGCACCCAGGATGGCCGCCCGATCGCGAACCTCTCTCTGGCAACCAGTGAGACGTGGCGCGACAAGAATACGGGCGAGCGCAAGGAGAAGACCGAGTGGCATCGCGTCGTGATCTTCAGCGAGCCGCTGTGCAAGGTCGTCGAGCAGTATGTGCGCAAGGGCTCCAAGCTGTACATCGAGGGCGCACTGCAGACCCGCAAGTGGACGGATCAATCCGGCGTCGAGAAGTACTCGACTGAGGTTGTGCTGCAAGGCTTCAATGGCTCGCTGACCATGCTGGATGGCGCTGGCGGTGGACGCGGCGCGTCGGCTGGCATGCAGGAGAGCGCTCCCGACTACGGATATGATGCGGGGGGCTCCAACTTCGGCGGCGGCGGCGGATACAGCGAGCCTGCCTCATCAGGCTCCAAGAGGGGCGGCGGTTCTTCGCGCGCGCCCTCTGGCGGTGGAGCAAGCAAAGGTGGCTTCGACAAAGCGCTCGACGACGAAATTCCGTTCTGA
- a CDS encoding YkgJ family cysteine cluster protein, whose product MPQYNCLKCPGYCCSYPVIALNKRDVERLGRHFGLSFDEARERYTREAHGHKFIMRRKPDTHFGRICQFFDTTERRCTIYEARPFACRDYPGDGRCGYYDFLMHERRCQKDENFVAITNHKD is encoded by the coding sequence ATGCCGCAATACAATTGTCTCAAATGCCCCGGCTACTGTTGTTCCTATCCCGTGATCGCACTGAACAAGCGGGACGTTGAGCGCCTCGGCCGCCATTTTGGGTTGAGCTTTGACGAGGCCCGCGAGCGCTATACGCGCGAGGCTCACGGGCATAAGTTCATCATGCGCCGCAAGCCCGACACGCACTTCGGGCGCATCTGTCAGTTCTTCGATACAACGGAACGTCGGTGCACGATCTATGAGGCGCGACCGTTTGCGTGTCGCGACTACCCGGGCGATGGCCGGTGCGGATATTATGATTTCCTCATGCACGAGCGTCGCTGTCAGAAAGACGAGAATTTCGTCGCGATCACCAATCACAAGGACTGA
- a CDS encoding c-type cytochrome: MLPRTFRPLGARTRASVARLAVLSAAMLLAPCVSETRAADEVDGETAFNNACRTCHSVKKDDNRLGPNLHGIVGRKAGAAEGFSYSGALRDGSFSWDEEKLDAFIANPDKAVPGNTMKPFSGVADEATRNAIINFLKGA; encoded by the coding sequence ATGCTGCCGCGAACATTTCGCCCACTCGGAGCGCGCACGCGCGCCTCTGTCGCGCGCTTGGCTGTATTGAGCGCCGCCATGCTGTTGGCGCCTTGCGTCTCAGAAACGCGCGCTGCTGACGAAGTCGACGGCGAGACCGCATTCAACAACGCTTGCCGAACTTGTCATTCGGTCAAGAAAGATGACAACCGGCTGGGTCCCAACTTGCACGGAATTGTGGGTCGAAAAGCCGGCGCCGCTGAAGGTTTCAGCTATTCGGGCGCCTTGCGAGACGGCAGCTTCAGTTGGGACGAGGAGAAACTCGATGCGTTTATCGCCAATCCCGACAAGGCCGTTCCCGGAAACACTATGAAACCGTTTTCGGGCGTGGCTGACGAAGCAACCCGCAACGCAATTATCAATTTCTTGAAGGGAGCTTAG
- a CDS encoding PRC-barrel domain-containing protein, translating to MKTTLASLAFVLMAGTVPAMAETELPPNTFIAEEAPVQYLAKDRLIGVKVKGPDGKIVGDIEDIILSGDHQVVGIVMGTGGFVGIGEKKVGVLIDAIHFEVTDGKISAIMPTATHDVLQAAPAFKRNSPKKSLFERALEKGQELRDKTGVSAKDAYESAKEKAGPALEKAKEAAKEALDKAKSATDEAIEKAKEAAKPSGDATTPAPEATPPSTTEAPKE from the coding sequence ATGAAGACCACACTCGCCTCCCTCGCCTTTGTTCTGATGGCAGGGACGGTTCCCGCGATGGCGGAGACGGAGCTGCCCCCGAACACATTCATCGCCGAAGAAGCGCCGGTTCAATACCTGGCGAAGGATCGGCTCATCGGCGTCAAGGTTAAGGGTCCTGACGGCAAGATCGTCGGCGATATCGAAGACATCATTCTGTCCGGCGATCATCAGGTCGTCGGTATCGTGATGGGAACCGGCGGCTTCGTCGGCATTGGCGAGAAGAAGGTGGGCGTCTTGATTGACGCGATCCATTTCGAGGTAACCGACGGCAAGATCAGCGCGATCATGCCGACGGCTACGCATGACGTGCTCCAGGCCGCACCGGCTTTCAAACGCAACAGTCCAAAGAAGTCGCTGTTTGAACGCGCGCTTGAGAAGGGGCAGGAGCTCCGCGACAAAACAGGCGTCTCTGCAAAGGACGCCTACGAGAGCGCAAAGGAAAAGGCCGGACCCGCCCTAGAGAAGGCGAAGGAAGCGGCAAAGGAAGCGCTCGATAAGGCCAAGAGCGCCACCGACGAGGCGATCGAGAAGGCGAAGGAGGCCGCAAAGCCCTCAGGTGACGCAACAACGCCTGCGCCAGAAGCCACTCCACCGTCGACAACAGAAGCGCCCAAAGAATAA
- the gyrA gene encoding DNA gyrase subunit A, whose protein sequence is MADNSDDDQTGGKEPNDIRPITISEEMKRSYLDYAMSVIISRALPDVRDGLKPVHRRILYAMERLNLAWNRKHMKSSKIVGDTMGDFHPHGNMAIYDALVRLAQDFSMRVPLVDGQGNFGSIDGDPPAAERYTESRLAKVSQYLLDDLENDTVDFRDNYDGRLQEPSVLPAKFPNLLVNGAGGIAVGMATNIPPHNLGEVIDACLAELDNPEITIDELCQIVQGPDFPTGGIILGRGGILSAYHKSRGSIIMRARVAVENIRKDREALIITEIPYQVNKKTMIEKIADLVRDKKIEGISDLWDESNREGIRVVIELKRDAVADVVLNNLYKYSDLQTTFGANMLAINGGRPESLNLRDMIHAFTSFRQEVVTRRIKHLLAKSRERAHVLVGLAIAVANIDEVIKLIRHAASPAAAKDELMTRNWPAKDMAPLIELIADPRHKLAEDGTYKLSEEQAKAILDLRLSRLTALGRDEIADELNKIAVEIKDYLAILSSRARVVEIVKNEMIAIREEFATPRKTEILDIEGEVDDEDLIQREDCVVTVSHKGYIKRVPLAAYRAQRRGGKGRSGMATRDEDFVTQLFVTSTHTPVLFFSSRGMCYRMKVWRLPPASPQSPGKALVNLLPLSEGETITSILPLPEDSATWGELELMFATRSGNIRRNALTDFENINRNGKIAMKLDEGDTIVKVAISRPGDDVLLTTADGQAIRFLIEDEVRLFKGRDSTGVRGIRLGDGDEVIAMAILNHVDATPAERAAYLKQASLLRRAEGAEEADIEIEIDEEGADGEVTISAEKFETMQGQEQFVLTVSEKGFGKRSSSYEFRTSGRGGKGIVAMVVNDRNGRLVGSFPIEENDQIMLVTDGGQLIRCPVHDVRIAGRNTQGVRVFKTDGTEKVVSVERITEEENGGEETEGDE, encoded by the coding sequence TTGGCAGACAACAGCGACGACGATCAAACGGGCGGCAAAGAGCCGAACGACATCCGCCCTATTACGATCTCCGAAGAGATGAAGCGCTCGTATCTCGATTACGCCATGAGTGTAATCATATCGCGCGCACTTCCCGACGTGCGCGACGGCTTGAAGCCGGTGCATCGGCGCATCCTTTACGCGATGGAGCGGCTAAACCTCGCGTGGAACCGCAAGCACATGAAGTCGTCGAAGATCGTCGGCGACACCATGGGCGACTTTCATCCGCACGGGAACATGGCGATCTATGACGCGCTGGTGCGTCTGGCGCAGGATTTTTCCATGCGCGTGCCACTGGTCGACGGCCAGGGCAACTTCGGCTCCATCGACGGCGACCCACCGGCGGCCGAGCGCTATACCGAGTCGCGGCTCGCCAAGGTTTCGCAGTATCTGCTCGATGATCTTGAGAACGATACGGTTGATTTTCGCGACAACTACGACGGTCGCTTGCAGGAACCGTCGGTATTGCCGGCGAAGTTTCCAAATCTGCTCGTCAACGGTGCAGGCGGCATCGCTGTCGGCATGGCAACGAACATTCCGCCGCACAATCTGGGCGAAGTGATCGACGCCTGTCTTGCCGAACTCGACAACCCTGAGATCACCATCGACGAACTCTGCCAGATCGTGCAGGGCCCGGATTTTCCCACCGGCGGCATCATTCTGGGACGCGGCGGCATTCTCTCCGCCTATCACAAGAGCCGCGGCTCCATCATCATGCGCGCGCGCGTAGCGGTGGAGAATATCCGCAAGGATCGCGAAGCCCTCATCATCACCGAAATTCCCTATCAGGTGAACAAGAAGACGATGATCGAGAAGATCGCCGATCTTGTTCGCGACAAGAAGATTGAGGGCATTTCCGATCTGTGGGACGAGAGCAACCGGGAAGGTATCCGGGTCGTCATCGAGTTGAAGCGCGATGCGGTCGCCGATGTGGTGCTCAATAACCTCTACAAGTATTCCGACCTGCAGACGACGTTTGGCGCCAACATGCTCGCCATAAATGGCGGCCGGCCCGAAAGTCTCAATCTGCGCGACATGATCCACGCCTTCACGTCCTTCCGTCAGGAGGTCGTGACACGACGTATCAAGCACCTGCTCGCCAAGTCGCGCGAGCGTGCCCACGTCTTGGTCGGCTTGGCGATCGCGGTCGCCAACATCGACGAAGTCATCAAGCTGATCCGTCACGCAGCCTCTCCTGCGGCCGCCAAGGACGAGTTGATGACCCGCAACTGGCCGGCCAAGGATATGGCGCCGCTGATCGAGCTGATTGCCGATCCGCGCCACAAGTTGGCGGAGGACGGCACCTACAAGCTGTCGGAAGAACAGGCCAAGGCCATTCTCGATCTGCGTCTGTCGCGCTTGACAGCGCTGGGCCGCGACGAGATCGCGGACGAGTTGAACAAGATCGCGGTCGAGATCAAAGACTACCTCGCAATTTTGTCGTCGCGTGCGCGCGTCGTCGAGATCGTCAAGAACGAGATGATCGCGATCCGAGAGGAGTTTGCGACGCCACGCAAGACCGAGATCCTCGACATCGAGGGCGAGGTTGACGACGAAGACCTTATCCAGCGCGAAGATTGCGTCGTCACCGTTTCGCACAAGGGTTACATCAAGCGTGTGCCGCTTGCGGCCTATCGTGCGCAGCGCCGCGGCGGCAAGGGCCGCTCTGGCATGGCGACGCGCGACGAGGATTTCGTCACGCAGTTGTTCGTGACCTCAACCCATACGCCGGTGCTGTTCTTCTCATCGCGCGGGATGTGCTACCGCATGAAGGTGTGGCGCCTTCCGCCAGCTTCGCCGCAGTCGCCCGGCAAGGCGCTGGTCAATCTTCTCCCGCTCAGCGAGGGCGAGACGATCACCTCAATCCTGCCATTGCCGGAGGATTCTGCGACCTGGGGTGAGCTGGAACTGATGTTTGCGACCCGTTCGGGCAACATCCGCCGCAACGCGCTGACGGATTTCGAGAACATCAACCGCAACGGCAAGATCGCAATGAAGCTCGATGAGGGCGACACCATTGTGAAGGTCGCAATCTCGCGGCCCGGAGACGATGTGCTGCTCACCACAGCCGACGGGCAGGCCATTCGGTTCCTGATCGAGGACGAAGTACGCTTGTTCAAGGGGCGCGACTCCACCGGCGTGCGCGGCATTCGACTGGGCGACGGCGATGAGGTTATCGCAATGGCGATCCTCAACCATGTCGATGCAACGCCAGCCGAGCGTGCCGCGTACCTCAAACAAGCTTCGCTGCTGCGGCGTGCGGAGGGCGCGGAGGAAGCCGACATCGAGATCGAAATCGATGAGGAAGGCGCTGACGGTGAGGTCACGATCTCGGCTGAGAAGTTCGAAACCATGCAGGGGCAGGAACAGTTCGTGCTCACCGTCTCCGAAAAGGGCTTCGGCAAACGGTCGTCGTCTTATGAGTTCCGTACCTCCGGCCGCGGTGGCAAGGGCATCGTGGCGATGGTCGTGAACGATCGCAATGGCCGTCTTGTCGGCTCGTTCCCGATCGAGGAGAACGACCAGATCATGCTAGTCACAGACGGTGGGCAGCTGATCCGTTGTCCGGTTCATGATGTGCGCATCGCAGGCCGCAACACGCAGGGCGTGCGCGTCTTCAAAACCGATGGAACGGAAAAGGTCGTTTCGGTGGAGCGCATCACCGAAGAAGAGAACGGCGGCGAAGAGACCGAAGGCGACGAATAA
- a CDS encoding Crp/Fnr family transcriptional regulator — MHITTKLNYADRAPISEAMSGYDLDVSGLSKLRSLAQVQRLRRRQRLALFGAEHVYIVRSGLAAVEGAPVTNSRSILELLYPGDVVVPGLQAPIPDLGLTATTPAELWRISAPTFLQEMHRDSRLSDLVFHKLNSQRARLQLHVAILAGLASEQRVVALLIEAASRLGVRDSRGISFDMPLSRTEVAEYLALNADTLSRIMSRLTHSNIIERTGRAQMTVCDWDGLMALCPMANAVIALHAP, encoded by the coding sequence ATGCATATCACCACCAAACTGAACTATGCTGATCGGGCGCCGATCTCCGAAGCAATGTCGGGTTATGATCTCGATGTTTCGGGCCTTTCCAAGCTTCGCAGCTTGGCCCAGGTGCAACGGCTTCGCCGCCGCCAGCGGTTGGCATTGTTCGGAGCCGAGCACGTCTACATCGTGCGCTCGGGCCTGGCGGCGGTCGAGGGCGCCCCGGTGACCAACTCACGTTCCATCCTGGAGCTGCTTTATCCAGGCGATGTCGTGGTTCCAGGGCTTCAGGCTCCCATTCCCGATCTAGGATTGACGGCCACGACACCTGCAGAGCTGTGGCGAATCTCGGCACCGACTTTCCTGCAGGAGATGCATCGCGACAGCCGCCTTTCCGACCTTGTGTTCCACAAGCTAAATTCGCAGCGTGCCCGCCTGCAGTTGCACGTCGCTATCCTCGCTGGCCTAGCGAGCGAGCAGCGTGTCGTCGCTCTTCTGATCGAGGCCGCCAGCCGCTTGGGCGTACGCGACAGCCGGGGCATCAGTTTCGACATGCCGTTGTCGCGAACCGAGGTCGCCGAGTACCTCGCGCTTAACGCCGATACGCTCTCGCGGATCATGTCGCGCCTGACGCATTCCAACATTATCGAGCGCACGGGACGCGCACAGATGACCGTTTGCGATTGGGACGGCCTGATGGCCCTGTGTCCCATGGCCAATGCGGTAATAGCCCTTCACGCACCTTGA